A DNA window from Lujinxingia litoralis contains the following coding sequences:
- a CDS encoding sensor domain-containing protein, whose amino-acid sequence MSSPRTEHAPEEPHAPDPRATGRLSALIAPASQPTARHTPVSPAINRRAALLYIGAATLWVTASDALLNRLIPTPALRDLAQTGKGIVFILASGAALYALLRRHLRALHRVERQVVARDAHIGRIIDTMANGVALLNLEGVFVDTNPALCDLLHTSPDRLLGTSFGDLMQLDKSPGLPLAVALDRARTDGRFTLEVIRYREDGSHVEVRLTLAPLYDGQTHLTGYVADHLNIGDVRRAEAHLEGIGGVIEDLASEQDLHVLGRKAVAAAVRLTDFETGAVAIHDPDLRAPTYRWCQGLEHLGISPDDIASEPRDRELAARFIGSGTSHSIDLSLTPDPALQPYRELGFKSITSVPIESEGHPGGALLVGTHSSNRSLDAGQLAMLQAVARQIGVALHRHQLLHEARASEARFRNVVDTVPDILYRAELPHFATSFISPAAERLLGYPSQAFYNDPQLWRSRIHPDDLEHITETIATAIDHDETYVVRYRCRHRDDQQILWFEDHGHVERQSDMVPTGITGVISDITAQKKAEDRLTFLAYHDSLTTLPNRHGLIRAIDHWTGEHPEAPAVLLYIDLDRFHLVNDILGHDAGDTLLLDARDRLQAILPTDALLARIGADEFVAFLPSDLSPGELRAHTSAILSSFSRPFTLKGQDSYLSASIGVATWPRDASEAKALIKHAHLALAHAKESGPASCSFYAGEIATRQQRRLSLQSRLHRAMVDDEITVAYQPIIDLRSGKITGAEALLRWTTTTGEVISPADFIPAAEESGLILPLGDWVLSQVCQQIRSWRSAGLDLSVAVNLSPLQFLRGDIVERILAAISDAHIPPGRLALELTESAMLADPDHSIRVVHRLREHGLRVAIDDFGTGYSSLERLKQLPVQILKIDRSFVKDLPGDHRDANIVRSIVTLSQNFQMKALAEGIESAAQWTLLRDMGCQYGQGFFFSPAISPEHLFEKATRPPIWNAPRVEEAV is encoded by the coding sequence ATGAGCTCCCCCCGCACCGAACACGCACCTGAAGAGCCACACGCTCCCGATCCCAGGGCAACCGGACGTCTCAGCGCGTTGATCGCCCCGGCCAGCCAGCCCACTGCCAGACACACACCGGTTTCGCCGGCAATCAACCGCCGTGCAGCCCTGCTCTACATCGGCGCGGCAACCCTCTGGGTCACCGCCAGCGATGCGCTGCTCAATCGCCTGATTCCGACCCCGGCACTTCGCGATCTGGCCCAGACCGGCAAAGGCATCGTATTTATCCTGGCCAGCGGCGCAGCCCTCTATGCGCTGTTGCGCCGCCACCTCCGGGCGCTCCACCGTGTGGAGCGTCAGGTCGTCGCGCGCGATGCCCATATCGGCCGCATCATCGACACCATGGCCAACGGCGTCGCACTGCTCAACCTGGAGGGGGTGTTCGTCGACACCAACCCGGCTCTCTGCGACCTCCTCCACACCTCCCCGGACAGGCTCCTGGGCACCTCGTTCGGCGATCTGATGCAACTCGACAAGAGCCCCGGCCTTCCCCTGGCCGTCGCTCTGGACCGCGCTCGCACCGATGGCCGTTTCACCCTTGAGGTCATCCGCTACCGGGAAGACGGCTCTCACGTCGAAGTACGCTTAACACTTGCCCCCCTCTACGACGGCCAGACTCACCTGACCGGCTACGTGGCCGATCATCTCAATATCGGCGATGTCCGCCGCGCCGAGGCACATCTCGAAGGAATCGGCGGTGTCATCGAAGATCTCGCCAGTGAGCAAGATCTCCACGTCCTTGGGCGCAAAGCCGTCGCGGCCGCGGTTCGCCTCACAGACTTCGAAACCGGAGCCGTCGCCATCCACGACCCGGACCTCCGCGCGCCTACCTACCGCTGGTGCCAGGGTCTCGAACACCTTGGCATCTCCCCGGATGACATCGCCTCCGAACCCCGGGACCGCGAGCTCGCAGCCCGGTTTATTGGCTCCGGAACATCTCATTCCATTGATCTCTCCCTCACTCCCGACCCTGCGCTTCAGCCCTACCGGGAACTCGGCTTCAAAAGCATCACCAGCGTCCCCATTGAAAGCGAAGGTCACCCCGGGGGCGCTCTCCTGGTAGGCACTCACAGCTCCAACCGCTCGCTCGACGCCGGCCAGCTGGCGATGCTCCAGGCCGTCGCCCGTCAGATTGGCGTGGCTCTGCATCGACATCAGCTGCTCCACGAAGCCCGTGCCTCCGAGGCGCGCTTTCGAAATGTCGTCGACACCGTCCCCGACATCCTCTACCGAGCGGAGTTGCCCCACTTTGCCACCTCGTTTATCAGCCCCGCCGCCGAGCGCCTGCTGGGCTACCCTTCACAGGCTTTCTACAACGACCCCCAACTCTGGCGCTCCCGCATCCACCCCGACGATCTCGAACACATCACCGAAACCATCGCGACAGCCATCGACCACGACGAAACCTACGTGGTCCGTTACCGCTGCCGACATCGCGACGACCAGCAGATCCTGTGGTTCGAAGACCACGGCCACGTCGAACGCCAGAGCGACATGGTCCCCACCGGTATCACCGGCGTCATCTCCGACATCACCGCCCAAAAGAAAGCCGAAGACCGCCTGACCTTCCTCGCCTACCACGACAGTCTTACCACCCTGCCCAACCGCCATGGGCTCATCCGCGCCATCGACCACTGGACCGGCGAGCATCCCGAAGCCCCGGCCGTCCTTCTCTATATCGACCTGGATCGCTTCCACCTGGTCAACGACATCCTGGGCCACGATGCCGGCGACACGCTCCTCCTCGACGCCCGCGACCGTCTCCAGGCCATCCTCCCAACCGACGCTCTTTTGGCACGCATCGGCGCTGACGAATTCGTCGCCTTCCTGCCCTCCGATCTGAGCCCCGGAGAGCTTCGGGCTCACACCAGCGCGATCCTTTCCTCCTTCAGCCGCCCCTTCACTCTCAAAGGGCAGGACTCTTATCTCAGCGCCAGCATCGGCGTGGCCACCTGGCCCCGGGACGCCTCCGAGGCCAAAGCCCTGATCAAACACGCTCACCTCGCCCTGGCCCACGCCAAAGAGTCCGGCCCGGCCAGCTGCTCGTTCTACGCCGGTGAGATCGCCACGCGTCAACAGCGCCGCCTCTCCCTTCAGTCGCGCCTTCACCGCGCCATGGTCGACGACGAGATTACCGTCGCCTACCAGCCCATCATCGATCTGCGCTCCGGCAAGATCACCGGCGCCGAAGCCTTGCTTCGTTGGACGACCACTACCGGCGAGGTCATCTCCCCGGCCGACTTCATCCCGGCTGCCGAAGAATCCGGCCTGATCCTTCCCCTGGGCGACTGGGTTCTCTCCCAGGTCTGCCAGCAAATCCGCTCCTGGCGCAGCGCAGGCCTGGACCTTTCGGTCGCCGTCAACCTCTCCCCCCTGCAATTCTTGCGGGGCGACATCGTCGAACGCATCCTCGCCGCCATCAGCGACGCCCACATCCCTCCCGGCCGTCTGGCGCTGGAACTCACCGAATCCGCCATGCTCGCCGATCCCGATCATAGCATCCGCGTGGTTCATCGCCTGCGAGAACACGGCCTGCGCGTGGCCATCGACGACTTCGGAACCGGGTACTCCTCATTGGAGCGCCTCAAACAACTTCCGGTACAAATCCTCAAGATCGACCGCTCGTTTGTAAAAGACCTCCCCGGCGATCACCGCGACGCGAACATCGTACGCTCCATCGTCACCCTCTCTCAAAACTTCCAGATGAAGGCTCTGGCCGAGGGCATTGAAAGCGCCGCTCAATGGACGTTATTGCGCGATATGGGCTGCCAATACGGCCAGGGCTTTTTCTTCAGCCCGGCCATTTCTCCCGAGCACCTCTTCGAGAAGGCCACTCGCCCCCCGATCTGGAACGCCCCCCGAGTCGAAGAAGCCGTCTAA
- a CDS encoding Ig-like domain-containing protein, with translation MGRYSNKWLMLLAAGSLSLTLGCGESTVNVPGGDDPRDHEQPDIPGTSSLKHVEPCDPLQLSCARSLPVDGSTTLSVRLVDADGNPIRNAMIGFQLERESGAEGSSLSAANGITNADGIASTTVRTGSDPAVATGTLRVRASVGQEGVNTLDFNLGINAKDTASYIVKHTHGGTAILDTVNTSFLPADMTCAELEDEFAARGYVTGADFALNATVNADGSVNNLILNSVPNNQAYTIFSVAIRNVGARQVIAALGCTDNNPPVQSGVNSVVDVDLYDYIPSIAGIYKVTHTFNIVSGLPPAVADVLSLIGTLATSPAQFILGCPATQSYCPPGGTRGLLDFILDYAGDSLGSFAETLRDFQDSAALALALDFLDDAIEGFLPSWATDAQVIIDDVISMLEEFTVEGDIQIMEEPVIDIAAGQTQAVLHAENNVQRWNDIVLQWSRGCEGQAASCSEVLIRSFEVGEGGSAVYGNFGATMIGSTALKIEKHPLTLQYGSLILAVIEKVLLPRLFNDGGPVVDSLDAMLDRFVDCTALATEVNSDETSTFHRAVKQACEVMKTEAAGAVRDYVNDNLVADSEDNFRIGTPAGEPCELYQPDVYPPTPGSTQPALPFIQHLGKAEPELRCKWEAEFRFSTESSATVLDGTFHGSRSDSGN, from the coding sequence ATGGGAAGGTATTCCAATAAATGGCTCATGTTGCTGGCTGCCGGCAGCCTCTCACTGACGCTTGGATGCGGCGAGAGCACCGTCAACGTACCCGGCGGAGACGATCCACGTGACCATGAACAACCCGATATTCCGGGAACCAGCAGCCTGAAGCACGTCGAGCCCTGCGACCCGCTTCAGCTCTCCTGCGCTCGCTCTCTCCCTGTCGACGGCTCAACGACCCTCTCCGTGCGCCTGGTTGATGCCGATGGCAACCCTATCCGCAACGCGATGATCGGCTTCCAACTTGAGCGCGAATCCGGTGCCGAGGGCTCTTCCCTCTCCGCCGCCAACGGGATCACCAACGCCGACGGGATCGCCTCGACCACCGTGCGCACCGGAAGCGACCCTGCCGTTGCCACCGGCACCCTGCGTGTCCGAGCCTCCGTTGGCCAGGAGGGCGTCAACACCCTGGATTTCAACCTGGGAATTAACGCCAAAGATACCGCTTCCTACATCGTCAAACACACACACGGCGGCACGGCGATTCTCGACACGGTCAATACCAGCTTCTTGCCGGCCGACATGACCTGCGCGGAGCTCGAAGACGAATTCGCCGCCCGCGGCTACGTCACCGGCGCCGACTTCGCCCTGAATGCCACCGTCAACGCCGACGGCTCAGTCAACAACCTCATCCTGAACTCGGTGCCTAACAACCAGGCCTACACCATCTTCAGCGTTGCCATCCGTAATGTCGGCGCCCGTCAGGTCATCGCCGCGCTCGGCTGCACGGACAACAACCCGCCAGTTCAAAGTGGGGTCAACTCCGTCGTCGATGTCGACCTCTACGACTACATCCCCAGCATCGCCGGCATCTACAAGGTTACCCACACCTTCAACATCGTCAGCGGCCTCCCTCCCGCCGTGGCCGACGTGCTCAGCCTGATCGGCACCCTGGCCACCAGCCCTGCGCAGTTCATCCTGGGCTGCCCGGCCACCCAAAGCTACTGCCCTCCGGGAGGAACTCGCGGCCTCCTCGACTTCATCCTCGATTATGCCGGTGACTCCCTGGGAAGCTTCGCCGAGACGCTTCGAGACTTCCAGGATAGTGCGGCCCTCGCTCTCGCTCTTGATTTCCTGGACGACGCCATCGAAGGCTTCCTGCCTAGCTGGGCTACCGACGCCCAGGTGATCATCGACGACGTCATCTCCATGCTCGAAGAGTTCACCGTCGAAGGTGACATCCAGATCATGGAAGAACCGGTCATCGACATCGCCGCCGGCCAGACCCAGGCCGTGCTCCACGCCGAAAACAACGTTCAGCGCTGGAACGACATCGTCCTGCAATGGAGCCGAGGTTGCGAAGGTCAGGCGGCCTCCTGCTCCGAAGTGCTTATCCGCTCCTTTGAAGTCGGTGAAGGCGGCTCCGCTGTCTATGGCAACTTCGGCGCCACTATGATCGGCTCCACCGCTCTTAAGATTGAGAAGCACCCGCTGACCCTTCAGTATGGCAGCCTCATCCTGGCCGTGATTGAAAAGGTCCTGCTCCCTCGCCTCTTTAATGATGGCGGCCCCGTTGTCGACTCCCTCGACGCAATGCTCGACCGTTTCGTCGACTGCACCGCTCTCGCAACTGAGGTGAACTCCGACGAAACCAGCACGTTCCACCGTGCCGTCAAACAAGCCTGCGAAGTCATGAAGACCGAAGCGGCCGGCGCCGTTCGCGACTATGTCAACGACAACCTGGTTGCTGATTCCGAAGACAACTTCCGCATCGGCACCCCCGCCGGCGAGCCCTGTGAACTTTACCAGCCCGACGTCTACCCGCCGACTCCCGGCTCGACCCAGCCCGCCCTTCCCTTCATCCAACACCTGGGCAAGGCGGAGCCTGAGCTGCGCTGTAAATGGGAAGCCGAGTTCCGCTTCAGCACCGAATCTTCGGCCACCGTGCTGGACGGCACCTTCCACGGAAGCCGCTCCGACAGTGGCAACTAA
- a CDS encoding RNA polymerase sigma factor region1.1 domain-containing protein has translation MTEKSEFESHPDKSAYHDNKRELLRRGRERGELTWSEILEALPREHLGEVEMEVFLFTCRQMGIEVKGAPSSLA, from the coding sequence ATGACTGAGAAGTCCGAGTTTGAATCGCATCCCGACAAATCCGCATACCACGACAATAAGCGAGAGCTCCTGCGCCGAGGTCGCGAACGCGGGGAGCTGACCTGGAGCGAGATTCTGGAGGCCTTGCCCCGGGAGCATCTTGGAGAGGTGGAGATGGAGGTCTTTTTGTTCACCTGCCGGCAGATGGGGATCGAGGTGAAGGGGGCTCCCAGCTCGTTGGCTTAA
- a CDS encoding amidohydrolase family protein yields MLPDRSVRSPLLLSLTLLLTATLALSACGGDPEPDRNPDVGQDVDPDPDAGDTDVDPDADVDPDADVDPDTDVDITDPPEDAIACDEPMPQPPQGERCVVIPGNGDHILFRGTLLAGDDVYHEGSLLLNDQSPNRQIVCSGCGCADTPEAQDATIVSCPSGVISPGLINPHDHITYSLSHPRPHGEERFDHRHDWRRGLRGHDQINTSPGSDNSHEGILYGELRMLFGGATSVVGSVGSGDASGMLRNLDNTSYTEGLSGVDVSYRTFPLGDSNGTLRASGCDYPNIDNESRLNSGVYLPHLSEGIDPEANNEFHCASGASGSDLIQDNTSIIHGIGLSTRDIALMARRGATLVWSARTNIDLYGNTAQAPIFKRFGVPIALGTDWSASGSMNMLRELQCADYLNRLYYDETFTEQELWMMATANAADAMGAGDQIGRLEEGYVGDITIFDGTDRLPYRAIIDAEIADIVLVLRGGEPLYGDAQLIEALVDSAELDGCEQIDVCERGRRLCVELDAGKSLSAIRSAVSSNAYELFFCGEPDDEPSCMPFRPNEYSGLTDNTDNSGDGIPDAVDNCPAYFNPIRPMDGGQQPDTNGNGIGDICDPCPLSEDPNCNTIDPDDLDGDGVANDTDNCPVHFNPGQENTSGDAYGDACSPCPETFLGEGEACPVSIYSIKNGTTDPGSLGTFEGVIVTAVAEGEGFFVQVDPQSDDYQGDQYSGIYVYNRGGTVFPQVGDRIDLTGSSTLFYGQFQVGNVSAINILESGYPLPAPTVVSPAEVANNGALRQAYEGVLVRVEDVTVTNNSPDPGPGQGDNPFEFAVDSGLRINNLMYTIDPKPEVGNSFASITGVLRWANENSKVEPRSELDVVSGPPFLAAASPEALFIDADGADGQLTLSLNRASQGESTLALSYNPAGIISGPTSATLADGEQSVTVAIAATTPDAEATISVTLDGVTLTIPVTTYSAASPRELSSLSASADTIFVGDQVNFDLELNLPAGAAGETVSLNLLPVETTLPFPAEVSFAAGEQRANITLTFNEGAGDYTLEATLGTTTLSADVTVANAPDEQSESFINFDGPGNTYGAGSFVGDSGYTFNYTGGRLVDETSNSDYTIDGRGLMFGGSGDKSLIVQGLEGGINSLRLEMRKAFTSGANRQIEVFVNGTSVGTSEVFGNASGADATVHELLLEDINISGTFDLEIRSIQSGQVTIDNLVWGSFLP; encoded by the coding sequence ATGTTGCCAGACAGGTCCGTACGCTCACCGCTGCTCCTTTCTCTAACCCTGCTACTCACAGCCACATTGGCGCTCAGCGCCTGTGGCGGTGATCCCGAACCCGACCGAAATCCCGATGTCGGTCAGGATGTCGACCCCGATCCGGATGCCGGAGATACCGACGTCGATCCGGACGCTGACGTCGATCCGGACGCCGATGTCGATCCGGATACCGATGTCGACATCACCGATCCCCCCGAAGACGCCATCGCCTGCGACGAACCCATGCCCCAGCCCCCCCAGGGCGAGCGCTGTGTCGTCATCCCCGGCAACGGCGATCATATCCTCTTCCGCGGCACCCTTCTGGCCGGCGATGACGTCTACCATGAGGGCTCGCTCCTCCTGAACGACCAGAGCCCCAACCGCCAGATCGTCTGCTCCGGCTGCGGCTGCGCCGACACCCCCGAGGCTCAGGATGCAACCATCGTCTCCTGCCCCTCCGGCGTGATTTCCCCCGGGCTGATCAACCCCCACGATCACATCACCTACTCCCTCTCTCACCCCCGTCCTCACGGCGAAGAGCGCTTTGATCACCGCCACGACTGGCGCCGAGGGCTTCGCGGCCACGACCAGATCAACACCAGCCCCGGCTCCGATAACAGCCACGAGGGGATCCTCTACGGTGAGCTGCGCATGCTCTTTGGCGGCGCCACCAGCGTGGTCGGCTCGGTGGGAAGCGGTGACGCCAGCGGCATGCTGCGCAACCTCGATAACACCAGCTACACCGAGGGCTTAAGTGGCGTGGACGTCTCCTACCGTACCTTCCCCCTGGGCGACTCCAACGGCACGCTGCGCGCCAGCGGCTGTGACTACCCCAACATCGACAACGAAAGCCGCCTCAACTCCGGCGTCTACCTGCCCCACCTCTCCGAGGGCATCGACCCGGAAGCCAACAACGAATTCCACTGCGCTTCCGGCGCCTCCGGCAGCGACCTGATTCAGGACAACACCTCCATCATCCACGGCATCGGGCTCTCGACCCGCGATATCGCCCTGATGGCTCGCCGCGGTGCCACCCTGGTGTGGTCGGCTCGTACCAACATTGATCTCTACGGCAACACCGCCCAGGCCCCGATCTTCAAGCGCTTCGGTGTGCCGATTGCCCTGGGCACCGACTGGTCGGCCAGCGGCTCGATGAACATGCTCCGCGAACTGCAGTGCGCCGACTACCTCAACCGCCTCTACTACGATGAGACCTTCACCGAGCAAGAACTCTGGATGATGGCCACCGCCAACGCCGCCGACGCCATGGGCGCCGGCGACCAGATCGGACGCCTGGAAGAGGGCTACGTCGGTGATATCACCATCTTCGACGGCACCGACCGCCTGCCATACCGCGCGATCATCGACGCCGAAATTGCCGACATCGTGCTGGTGCTCCGCGGCGGCGAGCCGCTCTACGGCGACGCTCAACTCATCGAAGCGCTGGTCGATTCCGCCGAGTTGGATGGCTGTGAGCAGATCGACGTCTGCGAACGCGGTCGCCGCCTCTGCGTAGAGCTCGACGCCGGCAAGTCCCTCAGCGCGATTCGCTCGGCGGTAAGCTCCAACGCCTACGAACTCTTCTTCTGTGGTGAGCCCGACGACGAGCCCAGCTGCATGCCCTTCCGCCCCAACGAATACTCCGGACTCACCGACAACACCGACAATTCCGGTGACGGTATCCCGGATGCTGTCGATAACTGCCCGGCCTACTTCAACCCCATCCGTCCCATGGACGGCGGCCAGCAGCCCGACACCAACGGCAACGGCATCGGCGACATCTGCGACCCCTGCCCCCTGAGCGAGGATCCGAACTGCAACACCATTGATCCCGACGATCTCGACGGCGATGGCGTGGCCAACGACACCGACAACTGCCCGGTTCACTTTAACCCCGGTCAGGAAAACACCTCCGGCGATGCCTACGGCGACGCCTGCAGCCCCTGCCCTGAGACCTTCCTTGGCGAGGGTGAAGCCTGCCCGGTCTCCATCTACTCGATCAAAAATGGCACCACTGACCCCGGCTCCCTGGGCACCTTCGAAGGCGTCATCGTCACCGCAGTAGCCGAAGGTGAAGGGTTCTTCGTCCAGGTCGATCCCCAGAGCGACGACTACCAGGGCGACCAGTACAGCGGCATCTACGTCTACAACCGCGGCGGCACGGTCTTCCCCCAGGTCGGCGACCGCATCGACCTCACCGGCTCGTCCACGCTCTTCTACGGCCAGTTCCAGGTAGGTAACGTCAGCGCCATCAACATCCTGGAGAGCGGCTACCCGCTGCCGGCCCCGACGGTAGTGAGCCCGGCCGAGGTTGCCAACAACGGCGCCTTGCGTCAGGCCTATGAGGGCGTCCTGGTCCGCGTCGAAGACGTCACCGTCACCAACAACAGCCCCGACCCCGGCCCCGGCCAGGGTGACAACCCCTTTGAATTCGCCGTCGATAGCGGGCTGCGCATCAACAACCTGATGTACACCATCGATCCCAAGCCCGAGGTCGGAAACAGCTTCGCCAGCATCACCGGTGTGCTGCGCTGGGCCAACGAGAACTCCAAGGTCGAGCCCCGCTCCGAGCTTGATGTCGTCAGTGGCCCCCCCTTCCTCGCCGCAGCATCCCCCGAAGCGCTCTTCATCGACGCCGACGGCGCCGATGGCCAGCTGACCCTCTCGCTGAATCGCGCCTCTCAGGGCGAGAGCACCCTCGCGCTGAGCTACAACCCGGCCGGCATCATCTCGGGTCCGACCAGCGCGACTCTGGCCGATGGTGAGCAGAGCGTCACGGTGGCCATTGCCGCCACCACCCCGGATGCCGAAGCTACCATCAGCGTCACGCTTGATGGCGTCACACTGACCATTCCGGTCACCACCTACAGCGCCGCGAGCCCGCGTGAGCTCTCCTCGCTGAGCGCCAGCGCCGACACCATCTTCGTAGGCGACCAGGTGAACTTCGACCTCGAACTCAACCTGCCCGCCGGCGCCGCCGGTGAGACGGTGAGCCTCAACCTGCTCCCCGTCGAGACGACCTTGCCCTTCCCGGCCGAGGTCAGCTTCGCCGCTGGCGAGCAACGCGCCAATATCACGCTGACCTTCAACGAAGGCGCCGGGGACTACACCCTCGAAGCCACCCTGGGCACCACCACGCTCAGCGCTGACGTCACCGTGGCCAATGCCCCCGACGAGCAGAGTGAGTCCTTCATCAACTTCGACGGCCCGGGCAACACCTACGGTGCCGGCAGCTTCGTCGGGGACTCGGGCTACACCTTCAACTACACCGGTGGCCGCCTGGTCGACGAAACCTCGAACTCCGACTACACCATCGACGGTCGTGGCCTGATGTTCGGCGGCAGTGGTGACAAGTCCCTCATCGTGCAGGGGCTCGAAGGCGGCATCAACTCCCTTCGCCTGGAGATGCGCAAAGCCTTTACCAGCGGCGCCAACCGCCAGATCGAAGTCTTCGTCAACGGTACCTCCGTGGGCACCTCGGAGGTCTTCGGCAACGCCAGCGGTGCCGATGCCACCGTCCACGAACTCCTGCTCGAAGACATCAACATCTCGGGTACCTTCGACCTGGAGATTCGCTCCATTCAGAGCGGTCAGGTGACCATCGACAACCTGGTCTGGGGCTCCTTCTTGCCCTGA